From the genome of Roseicitreum antarcticum:
ACCGCCAGTTCCGCGCGGCGGCGCCAAACCTGCTTTGGGTTAATGACTTTATCTCACTATTGTTCAGCAGACTGCTGGAGGCTAGCACGTTGCGCCCGAGCACCCAAGTGCTGTCCGGGTTGAAACAATCGTATTGGCGACCACAAAATTTCCAAATTTTGTTTGTCCGGCTAGCCAAGATACCATATCTAGGGTGGTATGGTGACAGTGTAGGAGCGTCCATGATGTCGAAGCGTCGGCACGTATTCATTAGCCATCATCATGCGGATGATGAGCAAGTGAACAAATTGACCAAATTGCTTGGCAAGAAGAGTTACGACATTCGCAACAGTTCGATCCGCGCGAAGCCGTCAAACCAGGCTCGCATCGACGCTAAACAAATTCCGGAAAGAACGCTCAAGCGGATGCTGCGCATGAAGATGTCTTGGGCCGGAACCGTGATCGTACTGATAGGGAAGAAAACACATCAACGGCCATGGGTGGATTGGGAAATCAAAAAGGCAAATGAACTCGGGAAGCGGATCGTGGGCGTGTATACTCATGGTGGAACGGAGGTGGACATCCCAGCTGCGTTTGAGAAATACGGAGATGCTCTGGTGAACTGGAACTCCGACAGCGTCATTGACGCCATTGAGGGCAAAGACAGTCACTTCGAGAACCCAGGCAGCGGCACGACTCGTGATCCTGTACATGCCGCACCAACCTCGAAGTGCTGAACGCTTCATGCCCAGTGTATACATGTACGTGGTCGCTCGAGATTTCGGTTTCGCCCCCAATCCTTTTCACGGCGTATGCACGCTCGCAACCTGCAAGCCCGTGATACGCAAGACGGCACAGGTTGGTGACTGGGTCGTTGGCATGGGTGGTGCCAAGCTTAGAGCGGTCGGCCGT
Proteins encoded in this window:
- a CDS encoding TIR domain-containing protein; amino-acid sequence: MCADLRARKGMRFCGPKSKIWDDHWQVYRVRKAWRQLCHEGEAAARCTGARLMAGMGLPDIVRGKAMKTTFPDASVPCSRDKVNRQFRAAAPNLLWVNDFISLLFSRLLEASTLRPSTQVLSGLKQSYWRPQNFQILFVRLAKIPYLGWYGDSVGASMMSKRRHVFISHHHADDEQVNKLTKLLGKKSYDIRNSSIRAKPSNQARIDAKQIPERTLKRMLRMKMSWAGTVIVLIGKKTHQRPWVDWEIKKANELGKRIVGVYTHGGTEVDIPAAFEKYGDALVNWNSDSVIDAIEGKDSHFENPGSGTTRDPVHAAPTSKC